One window from the genome of Treponema sp. OMZ 838 encodes:
- a CDS encoding DUF2715 domain-containing protein: MKTLKTRIMMSAFVVIYCFLAVSCMTVDRRGAFLIDSPKVIKEHNIIEDKILPYIAEVLEYNNPSGTNDPQAAQYFRTVKTVNNMNSDKFVDCQDYALLFYALCKYYNIDCKLVGNPTLRHAYNQLNVRGHAVDVEPQSGEGTVYFVAQHGWELSENGLFIKRINTHPDNIVMDIDEWNAYGKEGRFVSPANMELFNYVVKNGHLPNWEMRSNYPMPDLLTGNSVLLLTPSIGYNYSYYGVDTTARKSDQFTFGINWLQVARPPTRWSYMIGADWAIGGKITEKNTSRAQWGEPYTAFSSVLSAHLLIGYTFNVKDFYLTPAGGIGLSASIFGKSSFISFTVPIDLDIKYYFTRSVGISISGMGTFGIGSFITSSEMPVDSASAFFLRASMFHPISMNFAVKIGPTIRIPGQKGLNEKIRELQNKRR; encoded by the coding sequence ATGAAAACACTTAAAACAAGGATAATGATGTCTGCATTCGTAGTGATATATTGCTTTTTGGCAGTTTCTTGTATGACCGTGGATAGACGCGGAGCTTTTCTTATTGATAGTCCGAAAGTAATAAAAGAGCATAATATTATAGAAGATAAAATTCTCCCATATATTGCCGAAGTGCTCGAGTACAATAATCCCTCCGGTACAAATGATCCGCAAGCAGCGCAGTATTTCCGTACAGTCAAAACTGTCAATAACATGAACTCCGATAAATTCGTGGACTGTCAGGACTATGCCCTCCTTTTTTATGCGCTGTGTAAGTATTATAACATTGACTGTAAGCTGGTCGGTAATCCTACTTTGCGCCATGCATATAATCAACTGAATGTCCGCGGTCATGCCGTTGATGTTGAACCGCAAAGCGGAGAAGGAACTGTGTATTTTGTTGCACAGCACGGTTGGGAGCTTTCTGAAAATGGGCTTTTTATAAAACGGATCAATACACATCCTGATAATATAGTTATGGATATTGATGAATGGAACGCATATGGCAAAGAAGGACGCTTTGTCAGCCCTGCCAATATGGAGCTGTTTAACTATGTTGTCAAAAACGGACATCTCCCTAATTGGGAAATGAGAAGCAATTATCCGATGCCGGATTTATTAACCGGTAATAGCGTTCTCTTGCTTACGCCTTCTATAGGCTACAATTATTCTTACTATGGAGTCGATACCACCGCTCGAAAATCAGATCAATTTACATTCGGTATAAACTGGTTGCAAGTTGCACGGCCTCCCACCCGCTGGTCATATATGATAGGTGCAGATTGGGCAATAGGCGGTAAAATAACCGAAAAGAACACTTCTCGTGCGCAATGGGGAGAACCGTATACGGCCTTTTCATCGGTTTTATCTGCACATCTACTCATCGGCTATACCTTTAATGTAAAAGATTTTTATCTGACACCCGCCGGTGGCATCGGGCTTTCTGCCAGCATATTCGGCAAGTCATCATTTATCTCTTTTACCGTACCGATCGATTTGGATATTAAATATTATTTTACCCGCAGCGTCGGGATCAGCATTTCCGGTATGGGGACATTTGGTATAGGTTCCTTCATTACTTCTTCTGAAATGCCTGTTGATAGTGCTTCCGCATTCTTTCTGAGGGCATCAATGTTCCATCCTATCAGTATGAATTTTGCAGTAAAAATCGGTCCGACAATCAGAATTCCCGGTCAGAAAGGACTAAACGAAAAAATCCGTGAATTGCAGAATAAGCGAAGGTAG
- a CDS encoding DUF6364 family protein yields the protein MQKKLTLNIDDELINFAHTYSRQNGLSISKLFEQYLSKLKTNNQTQPLQSKVQALYGIFHNSPIPDKNELRQIFNEKSTH from the coding sequence ATGCAAAAAAAACTGACACTTAATATCGATGATGAACTCATTAACTTCGCTCATACATATTCCCGTCAAAACGGTTTATCCATTTCGAAGCTATTTGAACAGTATTTAAGCAAATTAAAAACAAATAATCAAACACAGCCGCTCCAGTCAAAAGTGCAGGCTTTATACGGAATCTTTCATAACTCACCCATTCCGGATAAAAACGAATTAAGGCAAATATTCAATGAAAAAAGTACTCATTGA
- a CDS encoding PIN domain-containing protein: MKKVLIDLNIILDFLNKQNFHQEAARLINMCAESVLTGYICAHEVTTLSYFLFKEQKDKNKVVTTISTLFDIFQIIPIDETILKASLLSPITDYEDAVIEVSAVKFNIDYILSRNISDFKLSRIPTYTPEQFFLL, translated from the coding sequence ATGAAAAAAGTACTCATTGATTTAAATATCATTCTTGATTTTTTAAACAAACAAAATTTTCATCAAGAAGCGGCGCGACTCATTAATATGTGCGCTGAAAGTGTATTAACGGGGTACATTTGTGCACATGAAGTTACAACATTATCATATTTTTTATTCAAAGAACAAAAAGATAAGAATAAAGTAGTAACTACTATTTCAACATTGTTTGATATTTTTCAGATTATTCCAATTGATGAAACAATACTGAAAGCTTCATTACTATCACCAATAACGGATTATGAAGACGCAGTAATCGAAGTCAGTGCCGTTAAATTCAATATTGATTATATACTTTCCCGTAATATTTCCGATTTTAAATTATCACGCATTCCGACATACACACCTGAACAGTTCTTTTTATTGTGA
- a CDS encoding lipopolysaccharide assembly protein LapB: protein MKAQYRKNWQTDTHDIPNDMGTQQNKRDDKVDMHRTQADGKRGNGLLLVVFLFLLPLHLFSASSTSNADELLQKADAAVQAENWDTAAALLEEGIARYPANELFQLKLGDMYFSNGLYEPAYRRFTEGLRINRYNIKLLYGAASAAASLNKAEEARGLLHEYLSYNPTDIFGWSTYGWLCFKTHRTDEGIKAMLDARSSYGDDGCIANALGNLYGELFDYRNAALYYRKGIELALQNDSLYSASVYSYNKAILETEFYHFDQAEEDARNASDYFSRSSGYLILGELEERKNNFDRAIAYYAQSTKDNYTPLPLINLAKIYLRMGHWEQAERYITQIERVTDYSWIANFGMSTAQFYTELYGLYQTLYEKKYAAEKMRIPESAKDFFVRSKNLTKYSALIRYYRAAFSIHNLKLAKEYTIADTDGNTHGLYKNSFYYRAFQSVPFKARRYLRRAEALETSVIPQARPSYIAEKGILLRDEQLLREALVALDPVWEKELREQAAAALILCTRNTELKTALYQELLQSNPACFPEHWIRLPVTLTCTDADERFSKRTEKRLAAALNKSLFTVSAHAPFSVTAVCTESSIRLSLIGQDGSIYFRYKHPAPVSDKHEAAACVNRFAERLFRVEVNRGTN from the coding sequence ATGAAAGCACAATACCGAAAAAATTGGCAGACCGATACACACGACATTCCGAACGATATGGGCACACAGCAGAATAAGCGAGATGATAAGGTTGATATGCACAGAACACAGGCTGATGGTAAACGCGGTAACGGGCTGCTCCTCGTGGTGTTTTTGTTTCTATTACCATTACATCTTTTCTCTGCATCAAGCACATCGAACGCTGATGAGCTGCTGCAAAAAGCGGACGCGGCGGTGCAAGCGGAAAACTGGGATACCGCTGCTGCGTTGCTCGAAGAAGGTATCGCACGATACCCGGCAAATGAGCTTTTCCAACTCAAGCTCGGCGATATGTATTTTAGCAACGGACTGTATGAACCGGCATACCGCCGCTTTACCGAAGGCCTGCGTATCAACCGATACAACATCAAACTCCTGTACGGTGCAGCGAGTGCAGCAGCGTCATTGAATAAAGCAGAAGAGGCGCGCGGTCTTTTGCACGAATATCTTTCGTATAATCCTACCGATATTTTCGGATGGTCAACATACGGATGGCTCTGTTTTAAAACACACCGAACCGATGAGGGGATTAAAGCGATGCTCGATGCCCGCAGCAGCTACGGCGATGACGGCTGTATTGCGAACGCGCTCGGAAATTTGTACGGCGAACTCTTCGACTATCGGAATGCGGCGCTCTATTACCGGAAGGGCATTGAACTCGCACTGCAAAACGATTCGCTGTACTCGGCCTCGGTGTATTCCTACAACAAGGCGATCTTGGAAACCGAATTCTATCATTTTGATCAAGCTGAAGAAGATGCCCGCAATGCTTCCGACTATTTTTCACGCTCATCGGGATATTTGATTCTCGGAGAGCTTGAAGAGCGGAAAAATAATTTTGACCGCGCGATTGCCTATTATGCGCAATCGACAAAAGATAATTATACGCCGCTGCCGCTGATCAATCTTGCAAAAATCTATCTGCGGATGGGGCATTGGGAGCAAGCGGAACGCTATATTACACAGATCGAGCGGGTTACCGACTATTCGTGGATTGCGAACTTCGGGATGAGTACCGCGCAGTTTTATACTGAGCTGTACGGCCTGTATCAGACGTTATACGAAAAAAAATATGCGGCGGAAAAGATGCGGATACCTGAAAGCGCCAAGGATTTTTTTGTTCGGTCTAAAAATCTTACAAAGTATTCCGCTTTGATTCGATATTATCGAGCAGCTTTTAGTATCCATAATTTGAAATTGGCAAAGGAATACACGATAGCGGATACGGACGGCAATACGCACGGTTTGTATAAAAACAGCTTCTATTATCGAGCATTTCAGTCGGTACCGTTTAAGGCGCGGCGGTATTTACGCCGTGCGGAGGCGCTGGAAACGTCGGTTATTCCGCAGGCGCGTCCGTCATACATTGCCGAAAAAGGTATCCTGCTCCGCGATGAACAACTGCTGCGGGAAGCATTGGTTGCCCTCGACCCGGTGTGGGAGAAAGAACTGCGGGAACAAGCTGCTGCGGCGCTGATACTCTGCACAAGAAACACTGAACTGAAAACAGCGCTCTATCAAGAGCTGCTGCAAAGTAATCCCGCCTGCTTTCCCGAACATTGGATACGGCTGCCGGTTACGCTGACCTGTACCGATGCAGACGAACGCTTTAGCAAACGAACCGAGAAACGCCTTGCAGCCGCTTTAAACAAATCGTTATTTACGGTTTCCGCACACGCGCCGTTTTCCGTCACGGCAGTCTGTACCGAAAGCAGCATCCGGCTCAGTCTTATCGGCCAAGACGGCAGTATCTATTTCCGCTATAAGCATCCCGCTCCCGTTTCCGATAAACATGAGGCAGCTGCCTGCGTCAACCGTTTCGCTGAGCGACTGTTTAGAGTTGAGGTGAATAGAGGTACAAATTAA
- a CDS encoding transglutaminase domain-containing protein, giving the protein MQNYSKPAVVLRVCSLLLLLSVPYRYLAGILPAAALPVWGLCCTAVIHFLHRKRIRAEAAVIIGFSAALLIPVCVLGLLALIPQLIADTLFLRIKLIFGLLALTAFISVTSTALFISTERWRRYEPLTAILVFSLLFFPQQHYRLTAFSNPLFAAGFAGVFMLLQTALLCIPFLKRRRFATFALIFIGLTAVLLALLIRTFNKGSVGNNGGLLEQKLFEFDFSQFLQLQDEVKMNTNLVMVVHVDQEYDSHLFRRMYLSGWSPQKGFYEKSAPGEPEQPLRITQQPAELPHQSFLCRERVSQEIFTVNLDPNSLVALDYPLSVTPYTVWDTVSFKGAYKVESEVLHGVPLDLITAEPPSGNPAEGLSAEALRFYTSVDSGTKALLFPIAESITAPFALYYDKVYALLEYFREGEYRYSLRPGQAPDGDQLRYFVTESKKGYCSYFAFAYCLMLRSLGIPARLAAGFFLQPESGILNYYPVRANMAHAWVEVFFPYLGWVDIDPTTEQLADGESLDFSFQAGGDQFTQLLDEILLNRSALRIRHGGTLSAAEAQTVAQRVSQFFKIHRGILFCIAVLVVILLYGAFRAYPYLIIRYSRNNRKIILTLKRLHKHPSDAFYALTQKAKFAPSCTDEDVATAKQLYRLEKKQGKNAWNRSRRDGK; this is encoded by the coding sequence ATGCAGAACTACTCTAAACCTGCCGTCGTGCTCCGTGTATGTTCACTCCTGCTGCTCCTTTCGGTACCGTACCGCTATCTTGCCGGTATTCTGCCCGCAGCGGCGCTGCCGGTATGGGGGCTTTGCTGCACGGCGGTAATTCACTTTCTGCATAGAAAGAGAATTCGTGCGGAAGCGGCAGTGATTATCGGCTTTTCCGCTGCGCTGCTTATCCCTGTATGTGTTCTCGGCTTGCTCGCGTTGATACCGCAGCTTATTGCGGACACCCTCTTTTTGCGCATCAAGCTGATATTCGGCTTACTTGCGCTAACCGCCTTCATCAGCGTTACCTCAACAGCGCTGTTCATTTCTACCGAGCGGTGGCGGCGTTATGAACCGCTTACTGCTATTCTCGTGTTCTCCCTGCTGTTTTTTCCACAGCAGCACTATCGTCTGACAGCTTTTTCCAATCCGCTCTTTGCGGCGGGCTTTGCCGGTGTTTTCATGCTGCTTCAAACAGCCTTGCTCTGCATTCCGTTTTTAAAACGTAGACGGTTCGCAACGTTTGCACTCATCTTTATCGGGTTAACGGCGGTTTTACTTGCGCTCCTCATCAGGACATTTAATAAAGGCTCCGTCGGCAATAACGGCGGACTGCTCGAACAAAAGCTTTTCGAGTTTGATTTTTCTCAGTTTTTGCAGTTGCAGGATGAAGTAAAAATGAACACCAATCTGGTGATGGTGGTGCATGTTGATCAGGAATATGATTCACACTTGTTCCGCCGTATGTACTTGTCGGGCTGGAGTCCGCAAAAAGGATTTTATGAAAAGTCGGCGCCCGGCGAACCGGAGCAGCCGCTGCGGATTACTCAGCAACCGGCGGAACTTCCGCATCAATCTTTCCTGTGCCGCGAGCGGGTCAGTCAGGAAATATTTACCGTCAACCTTGATCCCAACTCCCTGGTCGCGCTCGATTATCCGCTGTCGGTAACGCCGTATACGGTTTGGGACACGGTGAGCTTTAAAGGCGCTTACAAGGTGGAAAGCGAGGTGCTGCACGGTGTGCCGCTCGACCTTATTACGGCGGAGCCTCCGTCGGGAAATCCGGCTGAGGGGCTTTCGGCGGAAGCCTTGCGTTTTTATACGTCCGTAGATTCCGGCACAAAGGCGCTGCTCTTTCCTATCGCGGAATCGATTACCGCCCCCTTTGCGCTCTACTATGATAAGGTCTACGCCTTGCTCGAATATTTCCGCGAGGGCGAGTATCGGTATTCGCTTCGTCCCGGGCAGGCTCCCGACGGCGATCAGCTCCGGTATTTTGTAACCGAATCGAAAAAAGGTTATTGCTCGTACTTCGCCTTTGCGTACTGCCTCATGCTCCGCAGTCTCGGCATCCCTGCGCGGCTCGCTGCCGGTTTTTTTCTACAGCCTGAATCGGGCATCCTCAATTATTATCCGGTACGGGCGAATATGGCTCATGCGTGGGTGGAAGTCTTTTTCCCGTATCTCGGCTGGGTGGACATAGACCCGACCACCGAACAGCTTGCGGACGGTGAATCGCTCGATTTTTCTTTTCAGGCAGGCGGGGATCAATTTACGCAGCTCCTCGACGAAATCCTATTAAACCGCTCGGCGCTCCGTATCAGGCACGGCGGAACGCTTTCGGCGGCAGAAGCCCAAACCGTTGCTCAACGTGTTTCGCAGTTCTTTAAAATACACCGCGGAATACTATTCTGCATTGCTGTGCTCGTTGTGATTCTCTTGTACGGCGCCTTCCGTGCCTATCCGTATCTGATTATCAGGTATTCACGGAATAACCGGAAAATCATTCTCACGCTGAAACGGCTGCACAAGCATCCGAGCGATGCCTTTTACGCACTCACTCAAAAAGCAAAGTTTGCGCCGTCCTGTACCGACGAAGATGTTGCGACTGCAAAGCAGCTCTACCGCTTGGAGAAAAAGCAAGGAAAAAACGCTTGGAATCGAAGTCGGAGGGACGGCAAATGA
- a CDS encoding DUF58 domain-containing protein — protein MMRIRMTRHGAVYTVMGALFLISGLLRGELLSAVCGGLLALYAGFAAAAVAVTALCWKSEEPDFASDGGGFTVTPACSKTAQSESAKTFPPCVPGTAAFYTIEFSLSPEPTAETAARLCIPLQGIQTKYHPENLTRGRYFYKRLYLNIRDFAGFFAAAYTQPPCLSVPYIVVQPVLPPQKTVFPGLRSRAVNDLPSQERTNELYESRPYFPSDDPRKIHWKLYAHTNTLSIKLGAFEPPPVKRLTIYIEEPVYVKKKNGLGLPPFLTPLSAVFPA, from the coding sequence ATGATGCGGATACGGATGACGAGGCACGGCGCAGTATACACCGTGATGGGCGCGCTGTTCTTAATAAGCGGCTTGCTCCGCGGAGAGCTTTTAAGCGCGGTATGCGGCGGGTTACTTGCGCTCTATGCCGGTTTCGCTGCCGCTGCTGTAGCGGTTACCGCCCTGTGTTGGAAATCGGAAGAACCTGATTTTGCCTCAGACGGCGGCGGCTTTACGGTTACTCCCGCCTGTTCCAAAACGGCTCAGTCCGAATCTGCAAAGACCTTCCCGCCTTGTGTTCCCGGAACCGCAGCCTTTTATACCATTGAGTTTTCGCTATCACCTGAACCTACCGCAGAAACGGCCGCACGTCTTTGCATCCCATTGCAGGGAATACAAACAAAATATCATCCTGAAAATCTAACCCGCGGACGGTACTTTTATAAACGGCTGTATCTCAATATCCGGGACTTTGCCGGTTTTTTTGCCGCGGCGTATACACAGCCGCCTTGTCTGTCCGTGCCCTACATCGTAGTACAGCCGGTGCTTCCGCCGCAAAAAACGGTATTTCCCGGTCTTCGTTCCCGTGCCGTAAACGACCTTCCGTCGCAAGAGCGCACGAATGAACTCTATGAATCCCGTCCGTATTTTCCCAGCGACGATCCGCGGAAAATTCACTGGAAGCTCTATGCACACACCAATACGCTTTCCATAAAGCTTGGCGCTTTTGAACCGCCGCCGGTTAAGCGCTTAACGATATATATAGAAGAGCCGGTGTACGTGAAAAAAAAGAACGGGCTTGGGTTGCCTCCATTTTTAACGCCTTTATCGGCCGTCTTTCCGGCGTGA
- a CDS encoding MoxR family ATPase, with product MNTEKTAERLLSALEKAIKGKKDVLRLFITAYLTGGHVLLEDVPGVGKTTLVKTFAALIEKDGQPARFRRIQCTPDLLPYDITGVEVFNAGLNTFEFMEGPVFADILLADELNRTPPKVQSALLEAMAERQVTAGTVTRPLSPYFFTAATQNPVESLGTYPLPAAQLDRFSICLSIGYPDEEAETELLHEQTHLPAAESEPVIPVVSIQDIAASREEQRQVFVHPVLEKIIARIGKETRAHPAFKLGTSPRAGLHLLYLARTFALVNGRNWVEDGDIRTLSSLVLAHRCLIKTGDGSASELISSITEAVIRTADKQTDWTKPAEAQ from the coding sequence ATGAATACCGAAAAAACGGCGGAACGGCTTCTTTCCGCACTGGAAAAAGCGATTAAAGGGAAGAAGGATGTCCTCCGTCTTTTTATTACCGCATATCTGACCGGCGGGCATGTTCTTTTAGAGGATGTGCCGGGCGTCGGAAAAACCACACTGGTAAAAACATTTGCAGCACTCATCGAAAAAGACGGGCAGCCGGCGCGGTTCAGGCGTATCCAATGCACCCCCGACCTTTTGCCCTACGACATCACCGGCGTGGAAGTCTTTAATGCAGGGCTGAATACCTTTGAATTTATGGAAGGCCCGGTGTTCGCGGATATCCTGCTTGCAGATGAGCTGAACCGCACCCCGCCGAAGGTACAGTCCGCCTTGCTGGAAGCGATGGCCGAGCGGCAGGTAACTGCCGGTACGGTAACCCGTCCGTTAAGTCCTTACTTTTTTACGGCGGCTACGCAAAACCCTGTGGAAAGCTTAGGCACCTATCCGCTTCCCGCTGCTCAGTTAGACCGGTTCAGTATATGCCTGTCAATCGGCTACCCCGATGAAGAAGCGGAAACCGAATTGCTGCATGAACAAACGCACCTTCCCGCTGCAGAATCTGAGCCGGTTATACCGGTTGTTTCCATACAGGATATCGCGGCTTCGCGGGAAGAGCAGCGGCAGGTATTTGTGCATCCCGTACTCGAAAAGATAATCGCTCGAATCGGAAAAGAGACCCGTGCTCATCCTGCGTTTAAGCTCGGCACATCGCCTCGTGCCGGTTTGCATTTGCTGTACCTCGCCCGCACCTTTGCGCTTGTCAACGGACGCAATTGGGTTGAGGACGGAGATATCCGCACACTTAGCTCCCTCGTACTTGCTCACCGGTGCTTGATAAAAACCGGCGACGGCTCGGCTTCGGAACTCATCAGCAGCATTACCGAAGCGGTTATCCGCACCGCCGACAAACAAACGGATTGGACAAAACCGGCTGAGGCACAATAA
- a CDS encoding NifB/NifX family molybdenum-iron cluster-binding protein — protein MKIAATYDILTNSIFQHFGKTEHFKVYTIEAGKVTKTEVIDNGGFGHHDLPTYLKSLGVETLILGNRGQGAIDALNNAGIHQLAGITGSPDEAVAAFLAGTLQDDPNAQCNHHGEHHH, from the coding sequence ATGAAAATCGCAGCGACTTATGATATTTTAACGAATTCAATTTTCCAGCATTTTGGAAAAACAGAGCATTTTAAGGTTTATACAATTGAAGCCGGAAAAGTAACGAAAACTGAAGTAATCGATAACGGCGGTTTCGGGCATCACGATTTGCCAACCTATCTTAAAAGCCTTGGAGTTGAAACGCTCATCTTAGGAAACCGCGGACAGGGTGCGATTGATGCGCTGAACAACGCCGGGATTCATCAGCTGGCAGGAATTACCGGCTCCCCGGATGAAGCTGTCGCAGCTTTTTTAGCAGGCACATTACAGGATGATCCGAATGCTCAATGCAATCATCATGGGGAACATCATCACTAA
- a CDS encoding AAA family ATPase — protein sequence MFKGLYLEKAEEEQVAQENRTPWQAYPVLYLDFNTGQYELSGALDETLSYFLDTEEPKYNLQKNGRAHAKRFTSLIQAAYQQTGKQVVILVDEYDKPLLQTMGINEALNEHYRNTRKAFYSVIKTCDQYIRFAFLTGVTKFSKISIFSDLNNLKDISLNETYAGICGISQKELEANFQPEIKALAEKQTLNYPQTLAALKQWYDGYLFHPAGEGMYNPYSLLNAFDDKELKSYWFSTGTPTFLVHFLKEAHYYIPDLDGNVQLDEDGLQTYRAIAQDTLPILFQAGYLTIKKYISDLRLYQLGFPNDEVRYGFLHNLLPAYSDVPFGQTGVWIGRFVQDIRKGDVNSFMERMQAIISSIPYDNFTDKNLKLREQNYQTAVYLVFALMGQFAQTEVHCATGRADCVVQTADTVYIFEFKLSGNGTAEDAIAQIKEKDYAAKYMASGKKIVLIGSSFDEKTRTIKDWKVVNE from the coding sequence TTGTTCAAGGGTTTGTATCTTGAAAAAGCGGAAGAGGAGCAAGTGGCACAAGAAAACCGAACCCCATGGCAAGCATATCCGGTGCTGTATCTGGATTTTAATACCGGACAATATGAACTGAGCGGAGCTTTAGATGAAACTCTTAGTTATTTTTTAGATACCGAAGAGCCGAAATACAATCTACAAAAGAACGGTCGCGCTCATGCTAAGCGGTTTACATCTCTGATACAAGCTGCATATCAGCAAACCGGCAAGCAGGTCGTTATTCTTGTAGACGAATACGATAAGCCGCTTCTGCAAACGATGGGAATAAATGAAGCGCTGAATGAACACTACCGCAATACGCGCAAAGCCTTTTACTCGGTAATTAAAACCTGCGATCAATATATCCGGTTTGCCTTTTTAACCGGAGTAACAAAGTTTAGCAAAATCAGCATTTTCAGCGATTTGAATAATCTCAAAGATATCAGCCTCAATGAAACCTACGCCGGTATTTGTGGCATTAGTCAAAAAGAGCTTGAAGCAAATTTTCAACCTGAAATAAAAGCGCTTGCAGAAAAACAAACGCTTAACTATCCGCAGACGCTTGCTGCCTTAAAACAGTGGTACGACGGCTACCTGTTCCATCCTGCCGGGGAGGGAATGTATAATCCTTATAGTCTCCTCAATGCCTTTGACGATAAAGAGCTCAAAAGCTATTGGTTTAGCACGGGGACACCGACTTTTTTGGTCCACTTCTTAAAAGAAGCGCATTATTATATCCCCGACTTGGACGGCAATGTGCAACTTGATGAAGATGGGCTGCAAACGTATCGGGCAATAGCGCAAGATACCCTGCCGATTCTATTTCAAGCAGGGTACTTAACAATAAAGAAATATATCAGCGATTTAAGACTCTATCAGCTGGGCTTCCCCAATGATGAAGTACGGTACGGCTTTTTGCATAATCTTTTACCCGCATACTCTGACGTGCCGTTCGGTCAAACAGGGGTATGGATAGGGCGGTTTGTACAAGACATCCGCAAGGGTGATGTAAATAGCTTTATGGAGCGGATGCAAGCGATTATTTCAAGTATTCCGTATGACAACTTCACCGACAAGAACCTAAAACTGCGTGAACAAAACTACCAGACAGCAGTGTATCTTGTCTTTGCGCTGATGGGACAGTTTGCACAAACGGAGGTGCATTGTGCGACAGGAAGAGCAGACTGTGTAGTGCAGACAGCGGATACTGTTTATATCTTCGAGTTTAAACTCTCCGGTAACGGTACGGCGGAAGATGCAATCGCGCAAATAAAAGAGAAAGACTATGCCGCAAAGTACATGGCGAGTGGGAAGAAAATAGTGCTCATTGGAAGTTCCTTTGATGAAAAGACGAGAACGATAAAAGACTGGAAAGTGGTTAATGAATAA
- a CDS encoding TM1812 family CRISPR-associated protein — protein MKKIIFVDIPMKKMNDTTDTQCYAGTGNADCRYTGKVVFPVNAVLAEKLQKGDQVKAVLLTTITGKDHSRENAELFQQELNSINAAIGAHIEYERLATDFVESKASHEARLRKMLPFIEEGAELYADITFGQKTIPMVLMCAFHFAEKFFDADVKKIIYGKVEFIKHADGIAYPENPELYDVTPLYYLNNLMGTMEAPNGTEALKALDAFFAL, from the coding sequence ATGAAAAAGATTATATTTGTAGATATTCCTATGAAAAAAATGAATGACACTACAGATACCCAATGTTATGCAGGAACAGGAAATGCCGATTGCCGCTATACCGGTAAGGTGGTTTTTCCTGTCAATGCCGTGCTTGCAGAAAAATTGCAGAAAGGAGATCAGGTAAAAGCGGTACTCCTCACAACCATTACCGGCAAAGATCATTCAAGAGAAAATGCCGAACTTTTTCAGCAAGAACTAAATTCGATTAATGCTGCTATCGGTGCGCATATCGAATATGAGCGGCTTGCAACGGATTTTGTTGAATCAAAAGCAAGCCATGAAGCACGGCTCCGTAAAATGCTGCCGTTTATAGAAGAAGGCGCTGAACTCTATGCGGATATTACATTCGGACAAAAAACAATCCCCATGGTTTTAATGTGTGCCTTTCATTTTGCGGAAAAGTTTTTTGATGCAGATGTAAAAAAAATCATATACGGCAAAGTTGAGTTTATCAAACATGCCGACGGAATAGCCTATCCTGAAAATCCTGAACTGTATGATGTTACGCCGCTCTATTATTTAAATAATCTTATGGGGACAATGGAAGCTCCAAACGGAACGGAAGCATTAAAAGCCTTGGATGCCTTTTTTGCACTGTAA